One window of the Ignavibacteriota bacterium genome contains the following:
- a CDS encoding peptidase, producing the protein MPHHVLLIFLDGVGIGAADALRNPFAAGRLPFVESLLGARFPTLRRRHIEAPDVSLVPANATLRVAGLPQSGTGQTSLYTGTNAARLIGQHFGPYVYSTLKPVLAERNIFAQALAAGLTRDDIALANAFPQRFFDYLAGPSRRMAAGMYAARASGIPFRDIRHLKAGTAVSADITAARWPFIGHPDAPVISAREAGRQLAGIAGAHRLTLFEYFLTDKAGHERSMDYASQILHDVDELLRGLYERIHLSSTLVIVTSDHGNLEDLSTKSHTRNPVPVLLFGRGHARAAARIRALTDVAGVILDGLTRPRSTV; encoded by the coding sequence ATGCCTCACCACGTCCTTCTGATTTTCCTCGACGGTGTAGGCATCGGTGCCGCGGACGCGCTGCGCAATCCCTTCGCCGCAGGCCGCCTCCCCTTTGTCGAGAGCCTGCTCGGGGCGCGCTTCCCGACACTGCGCCGCCGGCACATCGAGGCGCCCGATGTGTCGCTGGTGCCCGCAAACGCGACGCTGCGCGTGGCCGGTCTGCCGCAGAGCGGCACGGGGCAGACATCGCTGTACACGGGCACAAACGCCGCGCGGCTCATAGGCCAGCATTTTGGTCCCTACGTCTATTCCACGCTCAAACCCGTCCTGGCAGAGCGGAATATTTTTGCGCAGGCCCTGGCGGCCGGATTGACACGCGACGACATCGCCCTCGCCAACGCGTTCCCGCAGCGTTTCTTCGACTATCTGGCGGGTCCGTCGCGGCGCATGGCGGCCGGCATGTACGCGGCGCGTGCGAGCGGCATTCCATTCCGCGACATACGGCATCTCAAGGCGGGAACCGCGGTATCGGCCGACATCACCGCGGCGCGCTGGCCGTTTATCGGTCATCCCGACGCGCCCGTGATTTCCGCACGCGAGGCGGGGCGGCAACTTGCGGGCATCGCCGGCGCGCACCGCCTCACGCTGTTCGAGTATTTCCTCACCGACAAGGCGGGGCACGAGCGGTCGATGGACTATGCCTCGCAGATACTGCACGATGTCGACGAGCTGCTCCGTGGTCTGTATGAACGCATACACCTTTCGTCGACGCTGGTTATTGTGACGAGCGACCACGGCAACCTTGAGGATCTCTCCACAAAATCGCACACGCGCAATCCCGTGCCCGTACTGCTATTCGGACGCGGCCACGCCCGCGCGGCGGCGCGCATCCGCGCGCTCACCGATGTGGCGGGCGTAATACTCGATGGACTGACACGGCCGCGTTCTACCGTTTGA
- a CDS encoding DNA internalization-related competence protein ComEC/Rec2, with translation MSAPLARLVQQPAVRAFVFFAAGVVAGDRTDAQAMPALVCGACAAALALLVLLARPWRPVWYVLRDVLLYAALFAAGYARMAGTVQGMDTTLLQYADSREKITVRGVVRSYPMDKPGRVSFLVDVSDVRRDTGGVAHGAARMQATVYAARASGVVPGIRRGDTLLLRGKMLSARPARNPRGFDARVYARRLGCAVTMSCTAEDVRLAGRADAPGPMAAIDAVHESLARGIDALFPARHASVIAGLLLGDRGMIDDDVTASMRDAGVIHVMAVSGLHVGIILSLVWYPLGRLRLAARAPLALALLWIYTVLTGLAPPVLRASIASTAVVCGAALQRSTTTLNAMAAAGLMILLADPNDLFLPGFQLSFGAAVSLILFEPRVRGLLQRLLPFVHRIPAGESLLSLLSMTGAAQAGTLPLLVVYFGQFSLVSFLANLAVVPLIFVVTACASVALFLLPLWPAAALLYAAAADAALGLVLWTSATLASLPYAVIDLPAVPLPLLLCYLLCTILVLSWRRRLRVRLAVTTTLCAAALAVFGWRAETDAPPGVLRVTFLDAGQGDAVLVETPGGRKLLIDTGPSSGGFDTGERVLLPYFRARGIRNLDALLLTHPDDDHIGGACTLLRSLRIASCCVSRPWPAAPLPAAVDSAIRAARVPLTVLRAGQMLRLDAETRLYVLSPPRDGPPLEGTNNVSIMLLLRHGAVSFLLPGDAEKEAEERAARRYGDLLRCDVLKCGHHGSATSSSPAFLDAARPRHAVVSCGRLNKFKHPAPVTLLQLAARGTAVYRTDVGGAVIFESDGTRLRTYDWTKE, from the coding sequence ATGTCGGCACCACTCGCTCGTCTTGTGCAGCAGCCCGCGGTGCGGGCGTTTGTGTTTTTCGCCGCCGGAGTTGTGGCGGGCGACCGCACCGACGCGCAGGCCATGCCCGCCCTTGTGTGCGGCGCCTGCGCCGCGGCACTGGCACTGCTTGTGCTGCTGGCGCGGCCCTGGAGGCCGGTCTGGTATGTCCTGCGTGATGTGCTGTTGTATGCCGCACTATTTGCTGCGGGGTATGCGCGGATGGCCGGCACGGTGCAGGGCATGGATACCACGCTGCTGCAGTACGCCGACAGCCGCGAAAAGATTACCGTGCGCGGCGTCGTCCGTTCATATCCGATGGACAAACCGGGGCGCGTGTCGTTTCTGGTCGATGTGTCCGATGTGCGGCGCGACACCGGAGGTGTCGCGCACGGCGCTGCGCGGATGCAGGCGACGGTGTACGCCGCGCGCGCGAGTGGTGTCGTGCCCGGCATCCGTCGCGGCGACACGCTGCTGCTGCGTGGAAAGATGCTCTCGGCGCGCCCGGCCCGCAATCCGCGCGGCTTCGACGCGCGTGTGTACGCGCGACGGCTGGGCTGCGCCGTGACGATGTCCTGTACCGCTGAGGATGTGCGTCTTGCGGGCCGGGCCGACGCCCCGGGGCCGATGGCCGCCATCGACGCGGTGCACGAATCCCTGGCGCGCGGCATCGACGCGCTGTTCCCCGCACGGCATGCCTCGGTGATCGCGGGCCTTCTGCTGGGCGACCGCGGCATGATCGACGACGACGTGACGGCCTCGATGCGCGACGCGGGTGTCATTCACGTCATGGCGGTGTCGGGCCTGCACGTCGGCATTATCCTGAGTCTCGTCTGGTATCCGCTGGGCCGCCTGCGCCTCGCCGCGCGCGCCCCGCTTGCGCTGGCGCTGCTCTGGATCTACACGGTGCTGACCGGACTCGCACCCCCGGTGCTGCGCGCATCCATCGCATCCACTGCCGTGGTGTGCGGAGCCGCCCTGCAGCGCAGCACCACCACACTCAACGCCATGGCCGCGGCGGGTCTGATGATTCTGCTTGCGGATCCCAACGACCTGTTCCTGCCCGGCTTCCAGCTCTCCTTCGGCGCGGCCGTGTCGCTGATCCTCTTCGAGCCGCGTGTGCGCGGCCTGCTGCAGCGGCTCCTGCCTTTCGTGCACCGCATCCCCGCGGGGGAATCGCTTCTTTCGCTGCTTTCGATGACCGGCGCCGCGCAAGCCGGCACACTGCCGCTGCTGGTCGTATATTTCGGACAATTCAGTCTTGTTTCCTTCCTCGCGAACCTCGCCGTCGTGCCGCTCATCTTTGTTGTGACCGCCTGCGCCTCGGTGGCCCTGTTCCTCCTGCCGCTCTGGCCCGCGGCCGCGCTGCTCTACGCCGCCGCCGCGGATGCCGCGCTCGGCCTGGTGCTGTGGACGTCCGCCACACTCGCCTCGCTTCCCTATGCCGTGATCGATCTCCCCGCCGTGCCGCTCCCTCTCCTGCTCTGCTATCTGCTCTGCACCATACTCGTGCTGTCATGGCGCAGGCGGCTGCGCGTGCGGCTCGCCGTGACGACGACGCTGTGTGCGGCCGCGCTCGCCGTGTTCGGGTGGCGCGCGGAAACGGACGCGCCACCGGGTGTGCTGCGCGTCACTTTTCTCGACGCGGGCCAGGGTGACGCGGTGCTTGTCGAAACTCCTGGAGGGAGAAAACTGCTCATCGATACCGGACCCTCCTCCGGCGGCTTCGATACCGGCGAGCGCGTGCTTCTTCCCTACTTTCGCGCCCGCGGCATACGCAATCTCGACGCGCTTCTGCTCACTCATCCCGACGACGACCATATCGGCGGCGCGTGCACGCTGTTGCGATCTTTGCGCATCGCGTCCTGCTGCGTCTCCCGCCCCTGGCCCGCAGCGCCGCTTCCGGCCGCAGTCGACAGCGCCATACGCGCCGCGCGTGTTCCTCTCACGGTGTTGCGCGCGGGTCAGATGCTGCGGCTCGATGCGGAGACGCGGCTGTATGTGCTCTCACCGCCGCGCGACGGACCTCCGCTCGAAGGCACGAACAACGTGTCTATCATGCTGTTGCTGCGGCATGGCGCGGTGTCCTTCCTCCTCCCGGGGGATGCCGAGAAGGAGGCCGAGGAGCGTGCCGCGCGGCGCTATGGCGATCTCCTGCGCTGCGACGTGCTCAAATGCGGTCATCACGGGAGCGCCACCAGCAGCTCGCCCGCCTTCCTCGACGCGGCACGGCCGCGCCATGCCGTCGTCTCGTGCGGACGTCTCAACAAATTCAAACACCCCGCGCCCGTCACACTTCTGCAACTCGCGGCTCGCGGCACCGCTGTGTATAGGACCGATGTCGGCGGAGCGGTTATATTTGAAAGTGATGGCACGCGTTTGCGCACATATGATTGGACAAAGGAGTAG
- a CDS encoding M50 family metallopeptidase, protein MTRADSGALAPRTQLLAVAALTLLSLVFWDSVVLAPVKLFVVLLHELCHGAAAVLTGGEIVRIEIDPRIGGACLTRGGWEFLVVSSGYLGSLLLGGVILLLAGKRAAAPALAWGIGLGVLAVTLAFVRNGFGLFFGIAFGAGMIALARFLPRRFLDTALLYLGTISALYAVVDIKEDLLTLEPRLTDAAILASMTGVPAIIWGLLWSALSLLMLFLLFRVVLRSKAARNTPAP, encoded by the coding sequence ATGACCCGCGCCGATTCCGGCGCTCTCGCCCCGCGTACGCAGCTTCTTGCGGTGGCAGCGCTGACCCTGTTGTCGCTCGTCTTCTGGGATTCGGTGGTGCTGGCACCGGTAAAACTCTTTGTGGTGCTGCTCCATGAATTATGCCACGGCGCGGCGGCCGTCCTCACCGGCGGCGAGATAGTCCGCATCGAAATCGATCCCCGCATCGGCGGCGCCTGCCTCACCCGCGGCGGCTGGGAGTTTCTCGTCGTCTCGAGCGGATACCTCGGCAGTCTGCTGCTCGGCGGTGTCATTCTTCTACTCGCCGGAAAACGCGCCGCGGCGCCCGCGCTTGCGTGGGGAATCGGACTCGGCGTGCTCGCCGTCACTCTGGCCTTTGTACGAAACGGTTTCGGCCTCTTTTTCGGCATCGCGTTCGGCGCGGGCATGATCGCCCTCGCCCGTTTCCTGCCACGCCGTTTTCTCGATACCGCCCTTCTCTATCTCGGCACCATCTCCGCGCTCTATGCGGTGGTCGACATCAAGGAAGATCTGCTCACACTCGAGCCGCGTCTTACCGATGCGGCCATACTCGCATCCATGACGGGCGTCCCCGCCATCATCTGGGGCCTGCTCTGGAGCGCGCTCTCGCTGCTGATGCTTTTCCTGCTCTTCCGTGTGGTCCTGCGCTCAAAGGCCGCGCGCAACACACCCGCGCCGTAA
- a CDS encoding glutamate--tRNA ligase, whose product MPQDLVLRFAPSPTGYLHVGGARTAIFNWLYARSSGGRFLLRIEDTDRARSTDEMTREILNGLRWLGVDWDNEPWIQSEHIARHRAECLRLFAEGKAYPCFCTQKELEAKRDVVGEGDRDTKYDRTCLHLSAQEREARLAAAMPYVLRFRVPEGETNFFDIVHDETVFRNEEIEDFVILRSDGTPMYMMAVVVDDHDMGVTHVIRGDDHLSNTPKQILLYEALGYEVPMFGHVPLILGADKKRLSKRHGATSVGEYQSRGLLPEALFNFLALMGWSPGDDREVMTREELVEAFDPRRILKKSSVFDEEKLAWMNGRHLRLLSDEELLSRLRPYRPESLDDVADGYLLQVLPLMRERMELLTDIFDKGMYFFTDPADYDETAARKHWTAPAVSVLERLQSSFAASDFTPQGLEDLVRRHAADAELAAGKVIHPLRLALTGGSQSPSLFDMMVVLGRDTCLRRIAAALERLTPSSP is encoded by the coding sequence ATGCCCCAAGACCTCGTCCTTCGTTTTGCTCCCAGCCCCACCGGCTACCTCCACGTCGGCGGCGCACGCACGGCCATATTTAACTGGCTGTACGCGCGATCGAGCGGCGGCCGTTTCCTCCTCCGCATCGAGGATACCGACCGCGCCCGCTCCACCGACGAGATGACCCGCGAAATCCTCAACGGTCTGCGCTGGCTGGGAGTGGACTGGGACAACGAGCCGTGGATACAGTCCGAACACATCGCGCGGCACCGCGCGGAATGTCTGCGGCTCTTTGCCGAAGGAAAGGCCTATCCCTGCTTCTGCACGCAGAAGGAACTCGAAGCCAAACGCGATGTCGTCGGCGAGGGCGATCGCGACACAAAATACGACCGCACGTGCCTGCACCTCAGCGCGCAGGAGCGCGAGGCGCGGCTCGCCGCCGCCATGCCGTACGTGCTTCGCTTCCGCGTGCCGGAAGGCGAAACGAATTTTTTCGACATCGTGCACGACGAGACGGTGTTCCGGAACGAGGAGATCGAGGACTTTGTCATCCTCCGCTCCGACGGCACGCCGATGTACATGATGGCCGTGGTCGTCGATGATCACGACATGGGTGTCACACACGTGATCCGCGGCGACGATCACCTCTCGAACACTCCCAAGCAGATCCTGCTCTACGAGGCGCTCGGCTACGAGGTGCCGATGTTCGGACACGTGCCTCTTATTCTCGGGGCGGACAAGAAACGCCTTTCGAAACGTCACGGCGCGACGTCGGTGGGCGAATACCAGTCGCGCGGCCTGCTCCCCGAGGCGCTCTTCAATTTCCTCGCCCTGATGGGCTGGTCGCCCGGCGACGACCGCGAGGTGATGACACGGGAGGAACTGGTCGAGGCCTTCGATCCCCGCCGCATCCTGAAAAAGAGTTCCGTCTTCGACGAGGAGAAACTCGCCTGGATGAACGGGCGCCACCTCCGTCTGCTTTCAGACGAGGAGCTGTTGTCGCGCCTCCGTCCCTACCGTCCCGAGTCGCTCGACGATGTCGCGGACGGGTATCTGCTGCAGGTGCTGCCGCTGATGCGCGAGCGGATGGAACTGCTCACCGACATTTTCGACAAGGGCATGTACTTTTTCACCGATCCCGCGGACTATGACGAAACCGCCGCGCGCAAACACTGGACCGCCCCCGCAGTGTCCGTGCTCGAAAGGTTGCAGTCTTCCTTCGCCGCGTCGGACTTCACGCCGCAGGGCTTGGAGGACTTGGTGCGCAGACACGCGGCCGACGCGGAACTCGCAGCGGGAAAAGTGATTCATCCGCTCCGGCTCGCGCTCACGGGTGGCTCGCAGTCGCCCAGTCTTTTCGACATGATGGTGGTGCTGGGACGCGACACCTGCCTGCGCAGAATCGCCGCGGCACTCGAACGCCTTACTCCGTCGTCTCCGTAA